In one window of Vanrija pseudolonga chromosome 5, complete sequence DNA:
- the BRG1_0 gene encoding Biofilm regulator 1 — protein MTQTCSSSSPPTSSSSSQPAPSAFTYTLQPPSYESGWHSPSFDWTTHDSLQQPPHVTPSSERSYFSLSPVTPPPVSSPPEWTTSSQLNGWPDIKLEPLHSAEGDTSNLWQTSSLSEEVKRLSPRRPDFSGNDRDDAAVDQTPSSSSYIMQQQSTYQQDQYAPPGLQPTGYPSMTSIYPTGLGSNFPDFNAYNPHYPAQPYATPFPTGEPATDPWQRNDLGHVGPQEFAQALLAYRHIQAAIPHIRPADHQGPSASGQPYRSIVDCANSAADYLSGRIQVAPAGGPMRAAASRPSGGAPEPKRARASNGGEKERPATYCRGCGATETPEWRRGPLGPRTLCNACGLVHMKMLRKKKKAEEKAAQAAANAKG, from the exons ATGACTCAGacttgctcgtcgtcgtctcctcctacttcttcttcttcttcacaACCCGCCCCCTCGGCGTTCACATACACGCTCCAACCACCCTCGTACGAAAGCGGCTGGCACTCGCCATCCTTCGACTGGACAACACACGACTCGCTCCAGCAGCCCCCGCACGTCACACCTTCCTCTGAGCGCTCCTACTTCTCGCTCTCACCCGTGACTCCCCCGCCAGTGAGCTCGCCACCCGAGTGGACCACCTCGTCCCAGCTCAACGGCTGGCCAGACATCAAGCTCGAACCCTTACACtccgccgagggcgacacTTCAAACCTGTGGCAAACGTCCTCCCTTTCCGAAGAGGTCAAGCGACTCTCCCCTCGACGGCCCGACTTTTCCGGGAACGACCgtgacgacgccgccgtcgaccagACAccttcgtcgtcgagctATAtaatgcagcagcagtcaaCCTATCAGCAGGACCAGTACGCTCCCCCTGGTCTTCAACCCACAGGCTACCCCAGCATGACGTCCATCTACCCCACCGGCCTGGGATCCAACTTCCCCGACTTCAACGCCTACAACCCCCACTACCCCGCCCAGCCCTACGCTACCCCGTTCCCCACAGGCGAGCCAGCAACAGATCCTTGGCAGCGCAATGACCTCGGTCACGTCGGCCCCCAAGAGTTTGCCCAG GCACTCCTCGCATACAGGCACATCCAAGCTGCGATCCCTCACATCCGTCCTGCCGATCACCAAGgcccctccgcctcgggACAGCCGTACCGCTCCATCGTCGACTGCGCCAACTCGGCCGCCGACTATCTGTCAGGAAGGATACAGGTCGCCCCCGCCGGAGGCCCCATGagggccgccgcgagccgtCCGTCAGGCGGCGCCCCCGAGCCCAAGCGCGCCAGGGCGtccaacggcggcgagaaggagcggcCAGCGACCTACTGCCGTGGGTGCGGCGCGACCGAGACGCCTGAATGGCGTCGTGGACCGCTTGGCCCGAGGACACTGTGCAATGCCTGT GGCCTCGTGCACATGAAGATGCTcaggaagaagaagaaggcagAGGAGAAGGCCGCACAGGCGGCCGCAAACGCCAAGGGATAG